A genomic segment from Pseudomonas mendocina encodes:
- a CDS encoding DsbE family thiol:disulfide interchange protein translates to MRRLLLLLPLLAFLAIAVFLYRGLFLDPSELPSALIGKPFPAFSLPALDNPERTLGVDDLKGKPALVNVWATWCPACRHEHPVLNKLAEAGVVIHGINYKDQREPAQKWLRDLHNPYQLNIEDAKGSLGLDLGVYGAPETFFIDAKGIIRHKYVGAIDERIWREKLAPIYQELVDEAQP, encoded by the coding sequence ATGAGACGTCTTCTCCTGCTGTTGCCGCTGCTGGCATTCCTGGCGATTGCCGTATTTCTCTACCGTGGCTTGTTCCTCGACCCCTCCGAGCTGCCCTCGGCGCTGATTGGCAAGCCGTTCCCGGCTTTCAGCCTGCCGGCGCTGGACAACCCCGAGCGCACCCTGGGCGTTGACGATCTCAAGGGCAAGCCCGCGCTGGTCAACGTCTGGGCCACCTGGTGCCCGGCCTGCCGCCACGAGCACCCGGTGTTGAACAAGCTGGCCGAGGCAGGTGTGGTGATCCACGGCATCAACTACAAGGATCAGCGCGAGCCGGCGCAGAAGTGGCTGCGTGACCTGCACAATCCCTATCAGCTCAATATCGAAGATGCCAAGGGCAGCCTGGGCCTGGACCTGGGAGTGTATGGTGCACCGGAGACCTTCTTCATCGACGCCAAGGGCATCATTCGCCACAAGTACGTCGGTGCCATCGACGAGCGCATCTGGCGCGAAAAACTGGCGCCGATCTATCAGGAACTGGTCGACGAGGCCCAGCCATGA
- a CDS encoding cytochrome c-type biogenesis protein, with translation MKRLLMSAGLALGLLASAHAAIDTFEFANEAERQRYRNLIEELRCPKCQNQNIADSDAPIAMDLRGEIYRMLEEGKSNEEIIDFLVSRYGDFVLYKPPLTSRTLLLWYGPAGLLLIGFGVLGVIVLRRRGQQKDRSAAGLSLDEQARLDALLAQASQDKKDQ, from the coding sequence ATGAAGCGTTTGCTGATGTCCGCCGGTCTGGCGTTGGGCCTGTTGGCCAGCGCGCATGCCGCCATCGATACCTTCGAATTCGCCAACGAGGCCGAGCGTCAGCGCTATCGCAACCTGATCGAAGAGCTGCGCTGCCCGAAATGCCAGAACCAGAACATCGCCGACTCCGATGCGCCGATCGCCATGGACCTGCGTGGCGAAATCTATCGCATGCTCGAAGAGGGCAAGAGCAACGAGGAGATCATCGACTTTCTGGTTTCTCGTTATGGCGACTTCGTGCTCTACAAGCCACCGCTGACCAGCCGCACGCTGCTGCTCTGGTACGGCCCTGCCGGCCTGCTGCTGATTGGCTTCGGCGTGCTTGGGGTGATCGTCTTGCGCCGCCGTGGCCAGCAGAAGGATCGCTCCGCCGCTGGCCTCTCCCTTGATGAGCAGGCGCGCCTCGACGCGCTGCTCGCCCAAGCCTCTCAGGACAAGAAAGACCAATGA
- the ccmI gene encoding c-type cytochrome biogenesis protein CcmI has product MIDFWLPAGLLLLTALAFLLIPVLRIRKLQAEEDRTALNVTLYQERLQELEAQRQAGVLDDAQMQAGRAEAARELLDDTEGVQRRSGVLGGKIPLVSALLVPVLGVALYLHWGALDQVEQTRQLAAMQPQSIEEMTARLEQTVKQQPDSAEGWYFLGRTYMAQERAGDAAKAFERAVEIAGRAPELLGQWAQALYFAEGKQWNEQLQGLTDEALKTDPEEVTSLGLLGIAAYESQRYADAVRYWERLVAVLPEQDPSRAAIAGGIERARQQMGEGEQSSAAAEPSAKVHALEVSVSLSPEVQQNVQPDDAVFVFARALSGPPMPLAAKRLKVSDLPVQISLSDVDAMMPELKISQFDQVQLVARVSRAGNATQGEWTGQTGPVANTARGVQTLLIDRRDGQAQ; this is encoded by the coding sequence ATGATCGATTTCTGGTTGCCCGCCGGGCTGCTTTTGCTGACTGCCCTGGCGTTTCTGCTGATTCCGGTACTGCGCATTCGCAAGCTGCAGGCCGAAGAAGACCGTACCGCACTCAACGTCACCCTCTATCAGGAACGCCTGCAGGAGCTGGAAGCCCAGCGCCAGGCCGGTGTGCTCGATGATGCGCAGATGCAGGCCGGTCGTGCCGAAGCGGCGCGCGAGCTGCTCGACGATACCGAAGGCGTGCAGCGCCGCAGCGGTGTGCTCGGCGGCAAGATCCCGCTGGTCTCGGCGTTGCTGGTGCCGGTGCTCGGCGTGGCCCTGTACCTGCACTGGGGCGCGCTCGATCAGGTGGAGCAGACACGTCAGCTGGCGGCCATGCAGCCGCAGAGCATCGAGGAAATGACCGCGCGCCTGGAGCAGACCGTCAAGCAGCAGCCGGACTCCGCCGAAGGCTGGTACTTCCTTGGCCGTACCTATATGGCGCAGGAGCGTGCCGGCGACGCCGCCAAGGCCTTCGAGCGCGCCGTGGAGATCGCCGGGCGCGCCCCGGAACTGCTCGGTCAATGGGCGCAGGCGCTGTATTTCGCCGAAGGCAAACAGTGGAACGAGCAGTTGCAGGGGCTCACCGACGAGGCGTTGAAGACCGATCCGGAAGAGGTCACCAGCTTGGGCCTGCTGGGTATCGCCGCCTATGAAAGTCAGCGCTATGCTGATGCAGTGCGCTACTGGGAGCGTCTGGTCGCCGTGCTGCCGGAGCAGGACCCGTCCCGCGCGGCCATCGCCGGCGGCATCGAGCGCGCCCGGCAGCAGATGGGCGAGGGCGAGCAGAGCAGTGCTGCCGCCGAGCCGAGCGCCAAGGTGCATGCCCTCGAAGTCAGCGTGTCGTTGTCGCCCGAGGTGCAGCAGAACGTTCAGCCGGACGATGCCGTGTTCGTCTTCGCCCGCGCACTCAGCGGCCCGCCGATGCCCCTGGCGGCCAAGCGCCTGAAGGTCTCCGACCTACCGGTGCAGATCAGTCTCTCGGATGTGGATGCGATGATGCCGGAACTGAAAATTTCGCAATTCGACCAGGTGCAATTGGTGGCGCGGGTCTCCCGCGCTGGCAATGCTACCCAGGGTGAGTGGACGGGCCAGACCGGCCCGGTGGCCAATACCGCCCGCGGCGTACAGACGCTGTTGATCGACCGCCGCGACGGGCAGGCACAGTGA